Sequence from the Candidatus Effluviviaceae Genus V sp. genome:
GGGTTCCAGATCTTCAGCCTCGCGAACCTCAACCGTGTGACGGACGAGGGTTTCGAGTTCCAGTCGCATCTCGACGGTTCGCGGCACTTCATGACGCCCGAGGACAACGTCGAGCTCCAGCGCGCCATCGGCGCCGACATCATGATGGCGCTCGACGAGTGCGTCGCGTATCCGGCGGAACGCTCGTACGCCGAGCGCTCGCACGAGCTCACGCTGGCCTGGGCCGAGCGCGCTCACCGGGCGTGGTCCGAGGAGCCCGGCGAACAGGCGCTCTTCGGGATCGTGCAGGGGGCGACCTACGAGGACCTCAGGAGGGACGCGGCGCGGACGCTCGCCGGAATGGACTTCCCCGGGTACGCCGTCGGCGGTCTGGCGGTGGGGGAGCCGGTCGGCGTGATGCGCGAGATGGTCGACGCCGCGGTCGAGGAGCTTCCGTCGGGCAAGCCACGCTACTTCATGGGACAGGGCTTCCCCGAGGACATCGTCGGGTCGGTCGCTCAGGGCATCGACATGTTCGACTGCGTGATGCCGACGCGCAACGCCCGGAAGGGCATGCTGTTCACATCGGAGGGTCGCCTGGTCGTGAAGAACGCGGCCTACGCCCGCGACCTTTCGCCGCCCGACCCGGCGTGCGACTGCCCGACGTGCCTGCGCCACACGCGCGCCTACCTCCGCCATCTCTTCCAGGCCGAGGAGGCCCTTGCGGGAAGGCTCGCGACCGTGCACAATCTCACCTTCTACCTGTGCATGATGGGCGACATGCGCCGGGCGATCATCGAGGGACGCTTCGGCGCATGGAGAGACGACTTCCTGGACCACGGGCCCTGGACCGCCACGGGCTCCTGACGACGACATCGCATGAGAGGGAGGCACGATGAAGGCCAGCGATCCGAGAGTTGCCGAGGGACTCATCGACACCTCGGGCGGGAAGATGATCCTGCTCGTCGCCGACGGGCTGGGGGGACTTCCTCACCCGGACTCAGGGCTCACGGAGCTCGAGACCGCGAAGACGCCCAATCTGGACGCGCTGGCCGGAGAGAGCGTGTGCGGGCTCCATACGCCGATCGCACCGGGCATCACGCCCGGTAGCGGCCCGGCCCACATGGCCCTCTTCGGCTATGACCCGGTTGAGTACGAGATCGGTCGCGGCGTGCTCGAGGCTCTCGGCATCGACTTCGAACTCAAGCCCGGCGACGTCGCGATCCGCATCAACTTCGCGACGATCGACGACGACGGTCTCGTGACCGACAGGCGGGCCGGACGGATCTCGACCGAGAAGTGTACCGAGCTCGCGGAGCGCCTCGACGGCATCCGTGTTCCCGGTGTCGAGATCATGGTACGTCCCGTCAAGGAGCACCGGGGGGTCGTTGTGTTGAGGGGCGAGGGGCTGGTCGGAGGTCTCGAGGACACCGACCCGCAGGAGACGGGCGTCGCGCCGAAGTGCGTCAAGGCGGAGACCGAGGAGCAGAAGCACACCGCGGAGGTCCTCAGGGCCTTCGTCAGCGCGGCCGCCGAGATGCTCAAGAACGAGCCGAAGGCAAACATGATCCTCATGCGGGGTATCGCGAGCCGCGACCCGATCCCGACGCTGACCGAGCGGTTCGGTATCCAGGCGGCCGCGATCGCCGGGTACCCGATGTACCGGGGCGTCGCGGGGCTCGTCGGCATGGATGTCCTGCCGCCCGCCGAGACGCCCGAGGACCTGGTGGCCGCGTGTCGGAAGGCGTACGCCGACTATGACTTCCTCTTCCTGCACTTCAAGAAGACCGACTCGACCGGGGAGGACGGAGACTTCGACAGGAAGGTCGAGGCGTCCGAGAAGCTCGACTCGATCCTGCCGGGCGTGCTTGAGACCGACCCGGACGTTCTGGTCGTGACCGGCGACCACTCCACACCATCCGCGCTGGCCTCACACAGCTGGCACCCCGTGCCGGTGCTGCTTCGCGCGGACAGCGCGCGCGTCGACGCGGTCGACGCCTTCGGCGAATCGCACTGTCTCCGCGGCGGGCTGGGCATGGTCCGGGCGGTCGACCTGATGCCGCTCATGCTGGCCCACGCGGGGCGCCTGGACAAGTTCGGCGCCTGAGACCGCCGGAAGGGAGACGCCCTTGAGGCAGCCTCGCTCGATCGGGCCTGCGGACGGAGCGAGCCCGCCCCTCTCGAGGGGGCGCGAGACGTTCCTCCTCGTGCTCGGAGGGGGCGTGCTGGCGCTGGCCTTTCCTCCGGTCGACCTCTGGCCGCTGGCTTTCGTCGGCCTCCTGCCGCTCTTCTTCGTGCTGAAGAGGACCCGCGTCACCGGGTTCTGGAGCGCCTTCCGGCCGGGCCTGGTGGCCGGCGCGGCCTTCTTCACGGTGCTGGTCTACTGGATCGTCTTCCTCGGCTCGGACGTCGGAGACGACCGGGTCCTCATGGCGTCCGCGCTGCTGCTGCTCGTGTTGCTCGAGTCGTTCTACTGGGGCCTCTTCTCGGCCGGCGCCGTCCTCGTGGACCGGAGGACGTCGTTGCCCGACTGGCTGGTTCTGCCCCTCATGTGGGTCGGGGCCGAGCAGCTTCGCTCCCTTTTCGAACTCGGGTTCCCCTGGGGGGTTCTGGGGTACACGGGCGTCAGCATCCCGGCCGCCGTCCAGTTCGCCTCCTTCACCGGCGTCTTCGGGGTCTCGCTCTGGATGGCCGTCGTCAACGCGGTCGTCCTGGGGCTCGTCCTCGGTCGTCGCCGGCCCCCGCGCGTCGTCGCGCTCGTGCTGCTGCTGTCGGTTCCCCTCGTGCACGGCACGCTCACGCTGTCGAACGCGTCCTGGGAGCGCACGGTTCGGGTCGCCGTCGTCCAGCCGAACATCGGCGCGCGGCTCAAGTGGGACCCAGAGTTCAAGGAGCTGAGCTTCGGGACGCTGGAGACGCTGACGCTCGCTGCCGCGGAGGAGGATCCCGACCTCATCATCTGGCCGGAGACCGCGACGCCCAGCTACCTCCTGCGGGATGCGAATGACCTCTCGCGCGTGGCGGCGGCCGCGCGCTCGGCCGGGGTACCTATCCTGACGGGCTTCCCCGACCTCGTTTTCGATGCCGAGAGGGGAGAGTACCGCTCCTACAACGCGGCGCTTCTCATGGACGCGGACGGGACCGTTCGAGGCAAGTACGACAAGATCCACCTCGTGCCCTTCGGTGAGGCGATCCCGTTCGAGGAGCTCTTCCCGTTCCTCGAGGACGTCGACTTCGGAGAGGCCGATTTCCGCCGGGGCGATGAGCGTCTCGTCTTCGAGACGGAGGACGTCCGCTTCTCCGTCCTGATCTGCTTCGAGGCCATCTTCCCCCGCCTCGTGCGGGGGTTCACGGACGACGGGGCGGAGCTCCTGGTCAACATCACGAACGACGTCTGGTACGGCCGCACGTCCATGCCCTTCCAGCACGCCCAGATGGCCGTCATGCGCTCCATCGAGAACCGCAGGAGCCTGGCGCGGAGCGCGAACAGCGGCGTCTCGCTGTTCGCCGATCCGTACGGCCGCGTCATCTCGAAGACCCCCATCTTCGAGCGCGCCGTGCTCGTGGAGGACGTACCGGTCGCGACCGGGCGTACCTTCTACGCCCGCCATGGAGGTCTCGTCGCCTGGCTGATGGTCGGCGCGGCGGTCCTGCTTCTGGCTCTCGCCGTCTTCGCGCGTCGCCGCCCGGCGACGCGTCCGTAGCCTCAGAGCGCGCCTTTCGAGCTCCATTTCCAGGTCATTGCATTCCGAGCTTCCTGCGAGGGGTGCCGCTGTCTGACGCTCACCGCGAGGCTGGTTCCCGCCCTCGGTACTCCCTAAGTACTTACTCTGCTGGAAGTTGGGCGCCCACTCACGCGAATCAGCGTGGCATGGTCCTTGCATCTATCCCTCGTGGCTTCTCGTCTCCGGCCGTGTCCGGCCGGACGGTGCAGGAGGGGATATGAGCAGGCAGCAGGCCGCGGGCGCGGCCACCGAGCGGTATCCGACCGGGATGGAGCGCCCCGAACGCGGTGCAGCGCTGGTGACGGTCGTAGTGATCATCGCGGCAGTGATCCTCGTCGGCGCGGCGCTCTTCATCCTCGGGACGGGCGAGAGCGACGTCGTCGAGTACGGGGTCGACGGCTCGCGCGCGTTCTACCTTGCCGAGGCAGGCGTCGACCGCGCCAGAAGCTGGCTTGAACAGAAGGCGCAGCAGGACCCGCCTCAGTTCCCCGCCAGTGCATCGGTCTCAGACCAGCCTCTCGGCGGCGGCGACTACGACGTGACGCTGACGAAGGTCGCCGGGAATCCGTGGGTTGCCGACTACAACGTCGTCTCCACGGGCACGATCGATGGCGTGACGCGTCAGGTCAGCGTCGTGCTCCGTCACGAGACGTTCGCCCAGTACATGTACTTCGCCAACGAGATGCAGGACATCTGGTTCATTTCGGGGGACAGCCTTGATGGGCGCGTTCACGCGAACGGGCACATCCGGTTGTCCGGTTCGCCGTGGTTCGGCATGAAGGTCACCTCAAGCGAGGAGAGCTTCATCGTGTGGGGCGACAGCGAACCGGTCTTCGAAGGCGGGTACGAGCTGGGCGTTCCAGAGATCCCGCTGCCGATGTCTCCTGAACTTGTGGGAGAGCTCTCGGGAGAAGCGGCGAGCGGAGGCGTCCACGCCGGCGGCCTCTCCGGGAACAGCGCCTACTACGAGGTCGTGCTCGGCAGAGGCGGGAACCCGGGGTATCTGAGCTACCGCGCCTACGAACGTCAGGGATGGTGGGGCTATCAGTGGTCGGACTGGGTAGACGTGTCGATCGCAAGCATGAACGGCATCGCGTGGTTCGACGAGCCGGTCGCCCTGAACGGAGTGCTCGACGGCGAGCTGACCATTGGAAGCTCGGAGGACATCTACATCACCGACGACCTCACGTACGACGGCGCAACGCCGGGGCAGGGTCCCGGCGCAGACTGCGACGACATCCTGGGCATCGTATCGGCGGGCGACGTGGTCGTCGCCAACACGGCCGCCAACAGGGACGATGTCGAGATCCACGCGCACATGATGGCGCTCGATGAGTCGTTCACAGTGGAGGACTACGGCTCAGGGTCTCCGCGAGGGAAACTCACGATCTACGGAGGATTCGCCCAGAAGCGCCAGGGAGCGATCGGTATGTTCCAGCACGGCTACGGGATCATCCACGGCTATCA
This genomic interval carries:
- the tgt gene encoding tRNA guanosine(34) transglycosylase Tgt, whose translation is MFEFRVIAEDRETRARAGELVTPHGVIETPVFMPVGTQATVKTLAPTDLRTMGARIILANAYHLYLRPGADVVREAGGIHRFMAWDGAVLTDSGGFQIFSLANLNRVTDEGFEFQSHLDGSRHFMTPEDNVELQRAIGADIMMALDECVAYPAERSYAERSHELTLAWAERAHRAWSEEPGEQALFGIVQGATYEDLRRDAARTLAGMDFPGYAVGGLAVGEPVGVMREMVDAAVEELPSGKPRYFMGQGFPEDIVGSVAQGIDMFDCVMPTRNARKGMLFTSEGRLVVKNAAYARDLSPPDPACDCPTCLRHTRAYLRHLFQAEEALAGRLATVHNLTFYLCMMGDMRRAIIEGRFGAWRDDFLDHGPWTATGS
- a CDS encoding 2,3-bisphosphoglycerate-independent phosphoglycerate mutase; protein product: MKASDPRVAEGLIDTSGGKMILLVADGLGGLPHPDSGLTELETAKTPNLDALAGESVCGLHTPIAPGITPGSGPAHMALFGYDPVEYEIGRGVLEALGIDFELKPGDVAIRINFATIDDDGLVTDRRAGRISTEKCTELAERLDGIRVPGVEIMVRPVKEHRGVVVLRGEGLVGGLEDTDPQETGVAPKCVKAETEEQKHTAEVLRAFVSAAAEMLKNEPKANMILMRGIASRDPIPTLTERFGIQAAAIAGYPMYRGVAGLVGMDVLPPAETPEDLVAACRKAYADYDFLFLHFKKTDSTGEDGDFDRKVEASEKLDSILPGVLETDPDVLVVTGDHSTPSALASHSWHPVPVLLRADSARVDAVDAFGESHCLRGGLGMVRAVDLMPLMLAHAGRLDKFGA
- the lnt gene encoding apolipoprotein N-acyltransferase; its protein translation is MRQPRSIGPADGASPPLSRGRETFLLVLGGGVLALAFPPVDLWPLAFVGLLPLFFVLKRTRVTGFWSAFRPGLVAGAAFFTVLVYWIVFLGSDVGDDRVLMASALLLLVLLESFYWGLFSAGAVLVDRRTSLPDWLVLPLMWVGAEQLRSLFELGFPWGVLGYTGVSIPAAVQFASFTGVFGVSLWMAVVNAVVLGLVLGRRRPPRVVALVLLLSVPLVHGTLTLSNASWERTVRVAVVQPNIGARLKWDPEFKELSFGTLETLTLAAAEEDPDLIIWPETATPSYLLRDANDLSRVAAAARSAGVPILTGFPDLVFDAERGEYRSYNAALLMDADGTVRGKYDKIHLVPFGEAIPFEELFPFLEDVDFGEADFRRGDERLVFETEDVRFSVLICFEAIFPRLVRGFTDDGAELLVNITNDVWYGRTSMPFQHAQMAVMRSIENRRSLARSANSGVSLFADPYGRVISKTPIFERAVLVEDVPVATGRTFYARHGGLVAWLMVGAAVLLLALAVFARRRPATRP
- a CDS encoding DUF4900 domain-containing protein, which gives rise to MSRQQAAGAATERYPTGMERPERGAALVTVVVIIAAVILVGAALFILGTGESDVVEYGVDGSRAFYLAEAGVDRARSWLEQKAQQDPPQFPASASVSDQPLGGGDYDVTLTKVAGNPWVADYNVVSTGTIDGVTRQVSVVLRHETFAQYMYFANEMQDIWFISGDSLDGRVHANGHIRLSGSPWFGMKVTSSEESFIVWGDSEPVFEGGYELGVPEIPLPMSPELVGELSGEAASGGVHAGGLSGNSAYYEVVLGRGGNPGYLSYRAYERQGWWGYQWSDWVDVSIASMNGIAWFDEPVALNGVLDGELTIGSSEDIYITDDLTYDGATPGQGPGADCDDILGIVSAGDVVVANTAANRDDVEIHAHMMALDESFTVEDYGSGSPRGKLTIYGGFAQKRQGAIGMFQHGYGIIHGYQKDYHYDPRLVTLSPPGYPRTGKYNVLDWREVYPPVT